The sequence below is a genomic window from Candidatus Nanopelagicales bacterium.
CCGCATCGCCGAGGTCGCCGTCGTCGACGGGGTCCGCTACGTGGACGACTCCAAGGCCACCAACACCCACGCCGCGCAGACCTCCCTGCTCGCCTACGAGCCGGTGGTGTGGATCGCGGGCGGCCTGGCGAAGGGGCAGGCGTTCGACGACCTCGTCGTCGCGGTCGGAGGCCGACTGCGGGCGGTGGTGCTGCTGGGCGTCGATCGCGGCCTGATCCGCGACGCGCTGGCGCGACACGCCCCGGATGTCCCCGTGGTCGAGGTCGACCGCACCGACACTGGTGCCATGGACGACGTCGTGCGCGCCGCCGCGGTCGCGGCACGCCCGGGCGACACCGTCCTGCTCGCGCCCGGCTGCGCCTCGTGGGACATGTTCCGCGACTACGGGCAGCGGGGGGACCTGTTCGCGCAGGCGGTCCTGGCGCTGTCCGGCGGCCGCCCGTGACACGGCGCACGACCGCACCGTCGCCGCCCGGCCAGACGGCCGCGCCCACGGTCCGGGCCCGCGTGCTCGAGCACCCGCTGAGCACCTACTACCTGTTGCTCGGCTCCACCCTGCTGCTGCTCGCCCTCGGCGTCGTCATGGTGATGTCGGCGTCCGCGATCGAGAGCTTCCGGATCTTCGGGTCGGCCTACACCATCGCCCAGCGGCAGGGCATGTTCGCGCTGATGGGCGTCGTGCTCATGCTGGCCGCGACCCGGCTGCCGGTCCGCTTCTACCGACGGCTGGCGTGGCCGGCGCTGATCGTGAGCGGCGTCCTGTTGGTCCTGGTGCTGATCCCCGGCATCGGCGTCGAGGTGGCCGGCCAGCGCAACTGGATCGACACCGTGGGGCCGTTCCGGCTGCAGCCGTCGGAGTTCGCGAAGTTCGCGCTGGTGCTGTGGTCCGCCGACCTGCTGGCCCGCAAGTCAGCCCTGCTCGACCGCTGGTCGCACCTGCTCGTCCCGGTGCTCCCGGTGGGCGGGCTGTTCATGGGCCTGGTCCTGCTCGAGGGCGACTTCGGCAACAGCCTGATGCTCGCGGTCATCCTCTGCGGCATCCTGTTCGCCGCCGGCGCGCCGCTGCGGCTCTTCGCCCTGCTCGGGGCCGTCGGCCTCGCCGGTGTCGCCCTGCTGTCGGTGACCGCGAGCTACCGGATGGACCGATTCCGGGCCTGGCTCGACCCGTCCGCCGACCGGCTGGATGCCGCCTGGCAGCTCACCCAGGGCCAGTACGCGCTCGGGACCGGCGGCTGGTGGGGGGTCGGCCTGGGGGCGAGCCGGGAGAAGTGGGGAGACCTGCCCGAGGCGCACACCGACTTCATCTTCCCGGTGATCGGCGAGGAGCTCGGCCTGATCGGGACCCTGGTGGTGCTGGCGCTGTTCGCCGGCCTGGCCTTCGCCTGCTTCCGGCTGGCCCGGTCCTCGGTGGACCGGTTCGTCCAGCTGGCCTCCGCCGGCGTAGGCAGCTGGATCGTGGTGCAGGCCGTCGTCAACATCGGGGCCGTCCTGGGGCTGCTGCCCATCACCGGCGTACCCATCCCGTTGGTCTCCTACGGCGGGTCGTCGCTGATCCTGACCCTGGCAGCGCTGGGCATGGTGATGGCGTTCGCCCGCCAGGAGCCCGCCGCCCGCGCAGCGCTGGACCGGCGCCACCGTGGCCGCCGACGCGCCGAGCCGGCCGCGCGCGCGAGGCGGTGACGCGGTGCACGTCGTCCTCGCCGGCGGGGGCACGGCCGGGCACGTGGAGCCGGCGCTCAATCTCGCCGATGCGCTGCGCCGCGACGACCCGGCGGTCGGCATCACCCTGCTCGGGACCGAACGCGGACTGGAG
It includes:
- the ftsW gene encoding putative lipid II flippase FtsW codes for the protein MLEHPLSTYYLLLGSTLLLLALGVVMVMSASAIESFRIFGSAYTIAQRQGMFALMGVVLMLAATRLPVRFYRRLAWPALIVSGVLLVLVLIPGIGVEVAGQRNWIDTVGPFRLQPSEFAKFALVLWSADLLARKSALLDRWSHLLVPVLPVGGLFMGLVLLEGDFGNSLMLAVILCGILFAAGAPLRLFALLGAVGLAGVALLSVTASYRMDRFRAWLDPSADRLDAAWQLTQGQYALGTGGWWGVGLGASREKWGDLPEAHTDFIFPVIGEELGLIGTLVVLALFAGLAFACFRLARSSVDRFVQLASAGVGSWIVVQAVVNIGAVLGLLPITGVPIPLVSYGGSSLILTLAALGMVMAFARQEPAARAALDRRHRGRRRAEPAARARR